A genomic segment from Alistipes senegalensis JC50 encodes:
- a CDS encoding dihydroorotate dehydrogenase produces MVDTSVELCGLRLDNPVVPASGTFGYGNEFREFYDINVLGSFSFKGTTREPRFGNPTPRIAECEAGMINAVGLQNPGIDAVIREELPRLKTFFRKPVIANISGFSVEEYAYCCERIDKQEQVGLIEVNVSCPNVRHGGMSFGTCPDAAAEVTRAVKAVTTKPVFIKLSPNVTDIVSIARACEEAGADGICLINTLLGMRIDIARRRPVIANTMGGFSGAAVFPVAVRMVYQVAKACRIPVMGCGGVTTARDVIEMMMAGATAVQVGAANLVNPYASKEIVEALPGEMERLGIEKLSDIIGIV; encoded by the coding sequence ATGGTAGACACATCGGTTGAACTGTGCGGCCTGAGGCTGGACAATCCGGTCGTTCCGGCCAGCGGAACTTTCGGCTACGGCAACGAATTCCGGGAGTTCTACGACATCAACGTCCTCGGATCGTTCTCGTTCAAAGGCACCACGCGGGAGCCGCGCTTCGGCAACCCCACGCCCCGCATCGCCGAGTGCGAAGCCGGGATGATCAACGCCGTGGGGTTGCAGAACCCCGGTATCGACGCCGTGATCCGCGAGGAACTGCCGCGGCTGAAAACCTTTTTCCGGAAACCCGTCATCGCCAATATCTCGGGATTCTCGGTCGAGGAGTACGCCTACTGCTGCGAGCGGATCGACAAGCAGGAGCAGGTCGGACTGATCGAGGTCAACGTCTCGTGCCCCAACGTGCGGCACGGCGGTATGTCGTTCGGCACCTGCCCGGATGCCGCCGCCGAGGTGACGCGCGCCGTGAAGGCGGTGACGACGAAGCCCGTGTTCATCAAGCTCTCGCCCAACGTCACGGACATCGTTTCGATCGCCCGGGCGTGCGAGGAGGCGGGGGCCGACGGCATCTGCCTGATAAACACCCTGCTGGGCATGCGCATCGACATTGCCCGCCGCCGTCCGGTCATCGCCAACACGATGGGCGGATTCTCGGGCGCCGCGGTCTTCCCCGTGGCCGTGCGGATGGTTTATCAGGTCGCCAAAGCGTGCCGGATTCCCGTCATGGGATGCGGCGGCGTCACGACGGCCCGCGACGTGATCGAGATGATGATGGCCGGGGCCACGGCCGTGCAGGTCGGGGCCGCCAACCTGGTGAATCCCTACGCTTCGAAAGAGATCGTCGAGGCCCTGCCCGGCGAGATGGAGCGGCTGGGAATTGAAAAATTGTCAGACATAATCGGCATCGTATGA
- a CDS encoding thioredoxin family protein, giving the protein MKPVKLFYLRTCPFCKKALRYIEEAKAAHPELAAVEIEMIEESERPDVADAFDYYYVPTFYVDGVKVHEGGIYPEEVEKILRRALE; this is encoded by the coding sequence ATGAAACCTGTAAAACTTTTCTACCTGCGCACGTGCCCCTTCTGCAAGAAGGCGCTGCGCTATATCGAAGAGGCGAAGGCCGCCCACCCGGAGCTGGCCGCCGTGGAGATCGAGATGATCGAAGAGTCGGAGCGGCCCGACGTGGCCGACGCGTTCGACTACTACTATGTGCCGACGTTCTATGTGGACGGCGTGAAGGTCCACGAGGGCGGCATCTATCCCGAGGAGGTGGAGAAGATTTTGCGGCGGGCCCTCGAATAA
- a CDS encoding dihydroorotate dehydrogenase electron transfer subunit, with amino-acid sequence MYKKGIYRILTNEPLTDAVWRMTLAGDTQWITAPGQFVNIALEGRYLRRPISVCDFDERSITLIYKVVGGGTEQMSRMRAGGELDLLTGLGNGFSTKNDARRPLLVGGGVGVPPLYNLAKRLLAEGKPVQVVLGFNTAAEVFYEEEFRALGCEVTVSTVDGSRGVEGFVTTAIAERGLDFDYFYACGPLPMLHALYSATECDGQLSFEERMGCGFGACMGCSCKTKYGNKRICKEGPVLEKGEIIW; translated from the coding sequence ATGTATAAGAAAGGTATATATAGGATTCTCACGAACGAGCCGCTGACCGACGCGGTGTGGCGGATGACGCTCGCCGGCGACACGCAGTGGATCACGGCGCCCGGGCAGTTCGTCAACATCGCGCTGGAGGGCCGGTATCTGCGCCGTCCCATCTCGGTCTGCGATTTCGACGAACGTTCGATCACGCTGATCTACAAGGTCGTGGGCGGAGGCACCGAACAGATGAGCCGGATGCGGGCGGGCGGGGAGCTCGACTTGCTGACGGGTCTGGGCAACGGGTTCTCGACGAAGAACGACGCCCGGCGGCCTCTGTTGGTCGGGGGCGGCGTGGGCGTGCCGCCGCTCTACAACCTGGCGAAGCGGCTCCTGGCCGAAGGCAAACCGGTACAGGTGGTGCTGGGTTTCAACACCGCCGCGGAGGTCTTCTACGAGGAGGAGTTCCGCGCGCTGGGATGCGAGGTCACCGTCTCGACGGTCGATGGTTCGCGGGGTGTCGAAGGGTTCGTCACCACGGCCATCGCCGAACGGGGACTGGATTTCGATTACTTTTACGCCTGCGGCCCGCTGCCGATGCTCCATGCGCTGTACAGCGCCACGGAGTGCGACGGGCAGCTGTCGTTCGAGGAGCGCATGGGGTGCGGATTCGGCGCCTGCATGGGCTGTTCGTGCAAAACCAAATACGGCAACAAGCGCATCTGCAAGGAGGGGCCGGTATTGGAGAAAGGAGAGATCATATGGTAG
- the pyrF gene encoding orotidine-5'-phosphate decarboxylase, which produces MQRDVIIACDFKSAEDTFRFLDLFKDEERKPFLKIGMELFYAEGPSIVREIKRRGHKIFLDLKLHDIPNTVKKAMAVLSRLDVDMCNVHAAGTIEMMKAALEGLTRADGTRPLLIAVTQLTSTSEERMRRELLIDASINDTIVKYAQNTREAGLDGVVCSPLEAGMVHEACGAGFLTITPGVRFADGDVADQVRVTTPARAREIGSDFIVVGRPITAAENPVAAYRRCVAEFVG; this is translated from the coding sequence ATGCAACGCGATGTAATCATAGCCTGCGACTTCAAGTCGGCAGAGGACACTTTCCGCTTCCTCGACCTTTTCAAAGACGAGGAACGCAAACCGTTTCTGAAAATCGGCATGGAGCTCTTCTACGCCGAGGGACCCTCGATCGTGCGCGAGATCAAGCGCCGGGGGCACAAGATCTTCCTCGATCTGAAGCTCCACGACATTCCCAACACCGTCAAGAAGGCGATGGCCGTGCTGTCGCGGCTGGACGTGGACATGTGCAACGTCCATGCGGCGGGTACGATCGAGATGATGAAGGCCGCCCTCGAAGGGCTCACCCGTGCCGACGGCACGCGGCCGCTGCTGATCGCTGTGACGCAGCTGACCTCGACGAGCGAGGAGCGCATGCGCCGCGAGTTGCTGATCGACGCTTCGATCAACGACACGATCGTGAAATATGCGCAGAACACCCGCGAAGCCGGGCTGGACGGCGTGGTCTGCTCGCCGCTGGAGGCCGGCATGGTGCACGAGGCGTGCGGCGCAGGGTTCCTCACGATCACGCCCGGCGTGCGATTTGCAGACGGGGACGTAGCGGACCAGGTGCGCGTCACGACCCCTGCCCGTGCCCGGGAGATCGGCTCCGACTTCATCGTCGTGGGACGCCCGATCACGGCTGCGGAGAACCCCGTGGCGGCTTACCGCCGGTGCGTGGCCGAGTTCGTCGGATAA